A window of the Longimicrobiaceae bacterium genome harbors these coding sequences:
- a CDS encoding DUF58 domain-containing protein: MPATAPSAFLDPKVLARISNLELLARTVVDGFINGLHRSPYLGLSLDFAEHRAYMPGDDIRRVDWRLYARTDRYFVKEFEADTNSNFVVLLDGSRSMSYVGTGVPKFDYARYLAACLTYFAREQRDRVGLAVFDEDVVEYVPPSARHRDVILHTLDRLKPGTGRGKLAPPLLRIADRLRRRGLTVLISDLYEPPEAVLDAVKPLRGRGHDLIVFHLLDPTELDFPFDEATNFEEIETGERIPVVPQALRDRYRQLVRDHIATLSRKFTESRVDYAMFNTGMPLDHALFAFLSARERLNRVR, from the coding sequence ATGCCCGCAACTGCCCCCAGCGCCTTCCTCGATCCCAAGGTTCTCGCCCGGATCAGCAACCTCGAGTTGCTGGCCCGGACGGTGGTGGATGGCTTCATCAACGGGCTGCATCGGTCGCCGTATCTGGGGTTGTCGCTCGATTTCGCGGAGCATCGGGCGTACATGCCGGGGGACGACATTCGCCGCGTGGACTGGCGGCTGTACGCGCGGACCGATCGCTACTTCGTCAAGGAGTTCGAGGCGGACACGAACTCCAACTTCGTGGTTCTGCTCGACGGCTCCCGTTCGATGAGCTACGTCGGGACGGGTGTGCCGAAGTTCGACTACGCGCGGTACCTCGCGGCCTGCCTGACCTATTTCGCCCGTGAGCAGCGCGACCGGGTGGGTCTGGCGGTCTTCGATGAAGACGTGGTGGAGTACGTGCCGCCCTCGGCGCGTCACCGCGACGTCATCCTGCATACGCTCGACCGGCTGAAGCCGGGAACGGGCCGCGGCAAGCTCGCTCCGCCCCTGCTGCGGATCGCCGATCGGCTGCGGCGGCGCGGTCTCACGGTTCTGATCTCCGATCTGTACGAGCCTCCCGAAGCGGTGCTCGACGCGGTGAAGCCGCTGCGTGGGCGCGGCCACGACCTCATCGTGTTTCACCTGCTGGACCCGACCGAGCTCGACTTCCCCTTCGACGAGGCCACGAACTTCGAGGAGATTGAGACGGGAGAGCGGATCCCCGTCGTTCCGCAGGCGCTGCGCGATCGCTACCGGCAGCTGGTCCGCGACCACATCGCGACGCTCTCTCGCAAGTTCACGGAGAGCCGTGTGGATTACGCCATGTTCAACACCGGAATGCCGCTGGACCACGCGCTGTTTGCCTTCCTCTCGGCGCGTGAGCGCTTGAATCGGGTTCGCTGA
- a CDS encoding MoxR family ATPase, whose translation MASTIHTAVVRDENEDDLQLAERLKEGRDRILGELRKVIVGQEEVIDQLLLTLFVGGNSLLLGVPGLAKTLLVHSLAQVLNLKFSRIQFTPDLMPSDITGTDIIQEDPSTGYRQMVFAPGPIFANIVLADEINRTPPKTQSALLEAMQEHRVTIQGRTYELEEPFFVFATQNPIELEGTYPLPEAQLDRFMFMIVIEHPPVQDELEVVRSTTAVQDYRFEHVITGPDIVAFQRLVRKVPVPDAVLRYALSLVRATRPEGDGATYPFIKEWVQFGASVRAAQYLILGSKARALTDGRPHVEFNDIRALAHPVLRHRILTNFHAESERITRDQIIDQLLEAVPTPKSGMQ comes from the coding sequence TTGGCGTCTACGATTCACACGGCAGTCGTTCGCGACGAGAACGAGGACGATCTCCAGCTAGCCGAGCGGCTGAAAGAGGGGCGGGACCGAATCCTGGGAGAGCTGCGCAAGGTGATCGTCGGCCAGGAAGAAGTCATCGATCAGTTGCTGCTCACGCTCTTCGTGGGCGGGAACTCCCTGCTCCTGGGTGTGCCGGGGCTCGCCAAGACGCTCCTGGTGCATTCACTGGCCCAGGTGCTGAACCTGAAGTTCTCCCGGATCCAGTTCACGCCCGACCTGATGCCTTCGGACATCACGGGCACCGACATCATCCAGGAGGACCCGTCGACAGGGTACCGCCAGATGGTCTTCGCCCCGGGGCCCATCTTCGCCAACATCGTGCTGGCGGACGAGATCAACAGGACCCCGCCGAAGACGCAATCAGCGCTGCTGGAGGCAATGCAGGAGCACCGGGTCACGATTCAGGGCCGGACCTACGAGCTCGAGGAGCCCTTCTTCGTGTTTGCCACGCAGAACCCGATCGAGCTCGAGGGCACCTACCCGCTGCCCGAGGCGCAGCTCGACCGCTTCATGTTCATGATCGTGATCGAGCACCCGCCAGTGCAGGACGAGCTGGAGGTCGTGCGCTCGACCACGGCGGTGCAGGACTACCGTTTTGAGCACGTCATCACCGGGCCCGACATCGTGGCCTTCCAGCGGCTCGTGCGGAAGGTGCCGGTGCCGGACGCGGTGCTGCGCTACGCGCTGTCGCTGGTGCGGGCGACCCGGCCGGAGGGAGACGGGGCCACGTACCCCTTCATCAAGGAGTGGGTGCAGTTCGGGGCTTCGGTCCGCGCCGCCCAGTACCTCATCCTGGGATCCAAGGCCCGGGCCCTGACCGACGGCCGCCCGCACGTGGAGTTCAACGACATCCGCGCCCTGGCGCACCCCGTCCTGCGCCACCGCATACTGACGAACTTCCACGCTGAATCGGAACGCATCACCCGCGACCAGATCATCGACCAACTACTGGAAGCGGTGCCCACGCCGAAATCGGGCATGCAGTGA
- a CDS encoding DUF4159 domain-containing protein, translating to MPGLGRLGLLLASAALFGGGAVRGEGAPAEPGSSAEGEALQERQTPYDGRFTFVRLRFDAAGPGMGYTPPWAHDYPRAERNLMRILEFATLLAPRTDGSNIFAVDDPELTKYPLAYLCEAGFWTQSDEQAAALRAWLLKGGFLIVDDFRGGDIYNFEREIRRVLPGAQLIELEVSHPIFNSFFTIEALDLAPPTYRRFTPVYYGIFEDNDPRGRLLVVVNYNNDIGDYWEFSDTGWLPVDVSNEAYKLGVNYIMYAMTH from the coding sequence ATGCCCGGCCTCGGTCGGCTGGGGTTGCTCCTCGCGAGTGCGGCTCTCTTCGGAGGGGGCGCCGTGCGAGGTGAGGGCGCGCCGGCCGAACCCGGCTCGAGCGCGGAGGGCGAGGCGTTGCAGGAGCGCCAGACGCCTTACGACGGCCGCTTCACTTTCGTCCGCCTCCGCTTCGACGCAGCCGGACCGGGGATGGGATACACGCCGCCGTGGGCGCACGACTATCCCCGCGCCGAGCGCAACCTGATGCGCATCCTGGAATTCGCCACGCTGCTCGCGCCGCGCACCGATGGCAGCAACATCTTCGCGGTCGACGACCCGGAGCTCACCAAGTATCCGCTGGCCTACCTGTGTGAGGCAGGATTCTGGACGCAGTCGGATGAGCAGGCCGCTGCCCTGCGGGCGTGGCTATTGAAGGGCGGTTTCCTGATCGTCGACGATTTCCGCGGCGGGGACATCTACAATTTCGAGCGGGAGATCCGGCGTGTGCTTCCCGGCGCTCAACTGATCGAGCTCGAGGTCAGTCACCCGATCTTCAACTCGTTTTTCACGATCGAGGCGCTTGACCTGGCGCCCCCGACGTACCGCCGCTTCACCCCCGTGTACTACGGCATCTTCGAGGACAACGACCCCCGAGGGCGGCTGCTCGTGGTGGTGAACTACAACAACGACATCGGCGACTACTGGGAGTTCTCCGACACCGGCTGGCTTCCGGTGGACGTCTCGAACGAAGCCTACAAGCTGGGTGTGAACTACATCATGTACGCGATGACGCACTGA
- a CDS encoding tetratricopeptide repeat protein encodes MRRPAIFWAGLMILALALPQLACAQDDVIPDDVRSSFLAGRYAEAIELGRRVLQATPNDRDTRILLVESLASIGHYDEALAAAEGLPVHRGRILLELGRRDEARAEFERAMQTGDPDSLTAELNLAILQFDSGQREEAMRRFDRFIDVYNQSDNLSPADLTAVGTAVRYLGLRNPELFQDAVKAYDEAIALEPNALEPRLLMGEMFIDKYDSPQAHEAFQEVLAINPVHPRALVGLARAKHFDGDQAEAFELASKSLEINYQYVPARILLARLKLEAENMPEAEAELQQALAVNRNSLDALSLLGTIRFLQGDERGFNEVRDRVLGLNPTYGDFYVTVAEVAAQVRRYAEAERLAQLAVETDSESWAGYGALGLNQLRLGRVEEAKASLERSFAGDPYNVWIYNTLDLLDTYSNYELRTSPRFVYMLHGDEAGLLFPYFSELAEEAYDSLARRYGYEPPTPVRVEVYPRHADFSVRTVGLTGLGALGVAFGNVLALNSPAARPAGQLNWGSTLWHELAHTIALGLSNNRVPRWFTEGLSVFEERRARRGWGSETTAEFLMAYDAGDIPPLSRLNEGFTRPPTPQHLGLAYHAASLAIEWIVETQGFPAVQRMLREYGEGRGNAEVLRRVLGAEPEQIDRQFDQWLRAKYPPARVQEYRTAMGEARRLASEKKYDEAERRLTQVIGLFDGADAAAYSVLAATQLERGDTAAAIESLERVAAIDENAYEANLKLAELAEARGEDAVLTAALERVMYIFPYEIEHHRRLAEAYARAGEAEGVVRERRAVVALNPVDRAEALYQLAVGLRDAGDRQEARRQVLRALEAAPAFERAQELLLELSQPGGT; translated from the coding sequence ATGAGACGACCTGCCATCTTCTGGGCGGGGTTGATGATCCTCGCTCTCGCCTTGCCGCAGCTCGCCTGCGCGCAGGACGACGTCATTCCGGACGACGTGCGCTCCTCGTTCCTGGCCGGCCGCTACGCCGAGGCTATCGAGCTCGGCCGCAGAGTCCTCCAGGCGACCCCGAACGATCGGGACACGCGGATCCTGCTGGTCGAGTCCCTCGCCTCGATCGGTCACTACGACGAGGCGCTGGCCGCGGCGGAAGGGCTGCCCGTGCACCGCGGCCGCATCCTGCTCGAGCTCGGCCGCCGCGACGAGGCGCGGGCGGAGTTCGAGCGGGCGATGCAGACGGGGGACCCGGACTCCCTCACCGCGGAGCTCAACCTCGCCATCCTGCAGTTCGACAGCGGCCAGCGGGAAGAGGCGATGCGCCGCTTTGACCGCTTCATCGACGTCTACAACCAGTCCGACAACCTCTCCCCCGCGGACCTGACGGCGGTGGGCACGGCGGTGCGTTACCTGGGCCTGCGCAACCCCGAGCTCTTCCAGGATGCGGTCAAGGCCTACGACGAAGCGATCGCGCTGGAGCCGAACGCGCTCGAGCCGCGCCTGCTGATGGGCGAAATGTTCATCGACAAGTACGACAGCCCGCAGGCGCACGAGGCTTTCCAGGAGGTCCTCGCCATCAACCCCGTGCACCCGCGCGCGCTGGTCGGATTGGCCCGGGCGAAGCACTTCGACGGGGATCAGGCGGAAGCTTTCGAGCTGGCCAGCAAGAGCCTCGAGATCAACTACCAGTACGTGCCCGCGCGGATCCTGCTCGCCCGCCTGAAGCTGGAAGCGGAGAACATGCCGGAGGCGGAGGCGGAGCTCCAGCAGGCGCTGGCGGTCAACCGCAACTCGCTCGACGCGCTTTCCCTGCTCGGGACCATCCGTTTTCTGCAGGGTGATGAAAGGGGGTTCAACGAGGTGCGCGATCGCGTGCTCGGGCTGAACCCGACCTACGGCGATTTCTACGTGACCGTGGCGGAGGTCGCAGCCCAGGTGCGGCGGTACGCGGAGGCCGAACGGCTGGCGCAGCTCGCGGTCGAGACCGATTCCGAATCGTGGGCAGGCTATGGCGCGCTGGGGCTGAACCAGCTTCGCCTCGGCCGGGTCGAAGAGGCGAAGGCAAGCCTGGAGCGATCCTTCGCGGGCGACCCGTACAACGTCTGGATCTACAACACCCTCGACCTGCTCGATACCTACTCCAACTACGAGCTGCGCACCTCGCCGCGCTTCGTCTACATGCTGCACGGCGACGAGGCGGGGCTGCTCTTCCCCTATTTCTCGGAGTTGGCGGAAGAGGCCTACGATTCGCTGGCGCGGCGGTACGGCTATGAGCCGCCGACCCCCGTGCGAGTTGAGGTCTATCCGCGCCACGCGGACTTCTCCGTACGCACGGTGGGCCTCACGGGGTTGGGGGCGCTCGGCGTCGCGTTCGGAAATGTGCTCGCGCTGAACTCGCCCGCGGCGCGGCCAGCCGGGCAGCTCAACTGGGGCTCCACGCTCTGGCACGAGCTCGCGCACACGATCGCTCTCGGGCTCAGCAACAACCGGGTTCCGCGCTGGTTCACGGAGGGGCTCTCCGTATTCGAGGAGCGTCGCGCCAGGCGGGGGTGGGGGAGCGAGACCACGGCGGAGTTCCTGATGGCCTACGACGCGGGCGACATCCCGCCGCTGAGCCGCCTGAACGAAGGCTTCACCCGTCCGCCCACGCCGCAGCACCTGGGCCTCGCCTATCACGCCGCGTCGTTGGCCATCGAGTGGATCGTGGAGACGCAAGGATTCCCGGCGGTCCAGCGGATGCTGCGAGAATACGGCGAGGGGCGCGGCAACGCCGAGGTGCTACGGCGGGTGCTGGGGGCCGAGCCGGAGCAGATCGACAGACAGTTCGACCAGTGGCTGCGCGCCAAGTACCCCCCGGCGCGGGTCCAGGAGTATCGCACGGCGATGGGAGAGGCGCGGCGACTGGCCAGCGAAAAGAAGTACGATGAGGCGGAGCGGCGGCTCACCCAGGTCATCGGGCTCTTCGACGGCGCGGACGCGGCAGCCTACTCCGTTCTCGCCGCGACACAGCTCGAGCGAGGCGACACCGCGGCCGCGATCGAGTCGCTCGAGCGGGTGGCCGCGATCGACGAGAACGCCTACGAGGCGAACCTGAAGCTCGCCGAGCTGGCCGAGGCGCGGGGAGAAGACGCAGTGCTGACGGCCGCTCTCGAGCGGGTCATGTACATCTTCCCCTACGAGATCGAGCATCACCGTCGCCTGGCGGAGGCCTACGCTCGGGCGGGTGAGGCGGAGGGCGTCGTGCGGGAGCGTAGAGCGGTGGTGGCGCTGAACCCGGTGGATCGCGCCGAGGCGCTCTACCAGCTCGCCGTGGGGTTGCGCGATGCCGGAGACCGACAGGAGGCGCGGAGGCAGGTACTCCGCGCACTGGAGGCGGCGCCTGCTTTCGAGCGTGCCCAGGAGCTCCTGCTGGAGCTCAGTCAGCCGGGAGGCACCTGA